A genomic stretch from Anser cygnoides isolate HZ-2024a breed goose chromosome 30, Taihu_goose_T2T_genome, whole genome shotgun sequence includes:
- the LOC136787774 gene encoding olfactory receptor 14C36-like has protein sequence MPNRSSITGFLLLAFTDTRELQLLHFGLFLGIYLAALLGNGLILTAVACDHRLHTPMDFFLLNLALLDLGCISTTLPKAMANALWDTRAISYQGCAAQVFLFVFLITAEFYVLTVMSYDRYVAICKPLHYGSLVGSRACAQMAAAAWGSGFLNAVLHTATTFSLPLCQGNELDQFFCEIPQILKLSCSDSFLREVGLNVASVCLAFGCFVFIVLSYVQIFRAVLKIPSEQGRHKAFSTCLPHLAVVSLFISTGMFAYLKPPTMSSTSLDLVVAVLYSVVPAAMNPLIYSMRNKELKDALRKLFGYMLLHH, from the coding sequence ATGCCCAACAGAAGCTCCATCACTGGGTTCCTCCTGCTAGCATTCACAGacacacgggagctgcagctcctgcacttcgggctcttcctgggcatctacctggctgccctcctgggcaacggcctcatcctcaccgccgtagcctgcgaccaccgcctccacacccccatggacttcttcctcctcaacctcgccctcctcgacctgggctgcatctccaccactctccccaaagccatggccaatgccctctgggacaccagggccatctcctatcaagggtgtgctgcacaggtctttctatttgtcttcttgattacagcagaattttatgttctcaccgtcatgtcctacgaccgctacgttgccatctgcaagcccctgcactacgggagcctcgtgggcagcagagcttgtgcccagatggcagcagctgcttggggcagtggctttctcaatgctgtcctgcacacggccactacattttccctgcccctctgccaaggtaATGAGCTtgatcagttcttctgtgaaatccctcaaatcctcaagctctcctgctcagactcaTTCCTCAGGGAGGTTGGGCTTAATGTAGCTAGTGTCtgtttagcatttggctgttttgtttttattgtgctgtcctatgtgcagattttcagggccgtgctgaagatcccctctgagcagggccggcacaaagccttttccacgtgcctccctcacctggccgtggtctccctaTTTATCAGTactggcatgtttgcctacctgaagccccccacCATGTCCTCCacatccctggacctggttgttgcagttctgtactcggtggttcctgctgccatgaaccccctcatctacagcatgagaaacaaggagctcaaggATGCATTGAGGAAACTCTTTGGatacatgcttcttcatcatTAA
- the LOC136787746 gene encoding olfactory receptor 14J1-like, which produces MANSSSVSGFLLLAFANTRELQLLHFGLFLGIYVAALLGNGLILTTVACDHRLHTPMYFFLLNLALLDLGCISTTLPKAMANALWDTRAISYQGCAAQVFFFLFFISAEYFTLTVMSYDRYVAICKPLHYGSLVGSRACAQMAAAAWGSGFLNAVLHTATTFSLPLCQGNAVDQFFCEIPQILKLSCSGSDYLKEVRILVVSACLAFGCFVFIVVSYVQILRAVLRMPSEQGRHKAFSTCLPHLAVVLLFISPALFAYLKPPSISSPPLDLVVAVLYSVVPPVLNPLIYSMRNQELKATLKKLILVVVFT; this is translated from the coding sequence atggccaacagcagctctgtgagcgggttcctcctgctggcattcgcaaacacgcgggagctgcagctcctgcacttcgggctcttcctgggcatctacgtggctgccctcctgggcaacggcctcatcctcaccaccgtagcctgcgaccaccgcctccacacccccatgtactttttcctcctcaacctcgccctcctcgacctgggctgcatttccaccactctccccaaagccatggccaatgccctctgggacaccagggccatctcctatcaggggtgtgctgcacaggtctttttctttctcttctttatatcagcagaatattttactcttactgtcatgtcctatgaccgctacgttgccatctgcaagcccctgcactacgggagcctcgtgggcagcagagcttgtgcccagatggcagcagctgcctggggcagtggctttctcaatgctgtcctgcacacggccactacattttccctgcccctctgccaaggcaatgctgtggaccagttcttctgtgaaatcccccagatcctcaagctctcctgctcaggttCAGACTACCTAAAGGAAGTTAGAATTCTGGTGGTTAGTGCatgtttagcatttggctgttttgttttcattgtggtgtcctatgtgcagatcctcagagccgtgctgaggatgccctctgagcagggccggcacaaagccttttccacgtgcctccctcacctggccgtggtcttgCTGTTTATCAGCCCTGCCTtatttgcctacctgaagcccccctccatctcttccccacccttggacctggtggtggcagttctgtactcggtggtgcctccagtactgaaccccctcatctacagcatgaggaaccaggagctgaaagccacactgaagaaactgattctaGTTGTAGTATTTACTTAG
- the LOC136787747 gene encoding olfactory receptor 14C36-like, whose translation MSNSSSITEFLLLAFADTRELQLLHFGLFLGIYLAALLGNGLILTAVACHHRLHTPMYFFLLNLALLDLGSISTTLPKAMANSLWDTRAISYQGCAAQVFFLVFFIGAEYSLLTVMSYDRYVAICKPLHYGSLVGSRACAQMAAAAWGSGFLNAVLHTATTFSLPLCQGNAVAQFFCEIPQILKLSCSDAYLREVGLTAISFSLGIGCFVFIVVSYVQIFRAVLRMPSEQGPHKAFSTCLPHLAVVSLFVSTVLFAYLKPPSISSPSLDLVVAVLYSVVPPALNPLIYSMRNQELKDAVRKLFLYMLLHHQE comes from the coding sequence atgtccaacagcagctccatcactgagttcctcctgctggcattcgcagacacgcgggagctgcagctcctgcacttcgggctcttcctgggcatctacctggctgccctcctgggcaacggcctcatcctcaccgccgtagcctgccaccaccgcctccacacccccatgtacttcttcctcctcaaccttgccctccttgacctgggatccatctccaccactctgcccaaagccatggccaattccctctgggacaccagggccatctcctatcaagggtgtgctgcacaggtcttctttttAGTCTTCTTCATTGGAGCAGAATATTCCCTTCTCACCgtcatgtcctatgaccgctacgttgccatctgcaagcccctgcactacgggagcctcgtgggcagcagagcttgtgcccagatggcagcagctgcctggggcagtggctttctcaatgctgtcctgcacacggccactaccttttccctgcccctctgccaaggcaatgcgGTGGcccagttcttctgtgagatccctcagatcctcaagctctcctgctcagatgcctacctcagggaggTTGGGCTTACTGCAATCAGCTTCTCTTTAGGTATTGGTTGCTTTGtcttcattgtggtgtcctatgtgcagatcttcagggctgtgctgaggatgccctctgagcagggcccgcacaaagccttttccacgtgcctccctcacctggccgtggtctccctgtttgtcagcactgtcctgtttgcctacctgaagcccccctccatctcctccccatccctggacctggtggtggcagttctgtactcggtggtgcctccagcactgaaccccctcatctacagcatgaggaaccaggagctcaaagATGCAGTGAGGAAACTATTTCTatacatgcttcttcatcatCAAGAATGA